One genomic segment of Streptomyces liangshanensis includes these proteins:
- a CDS encoding FkbM family methyltransferase yields the protein MEDPPTGGPLCQLAQINPHETRFLHDEIFGAESYLQGGIILREDSVVFDVGANIGMFSLFVGARCPSAEVFAFEPVADVFDPLRRNLEQHGVSARVFHLGLSDVDQDITFNFYPGISIMSCQSDYADLENEVGLIKRYVENARENGPSGRDAHLAEVESLVSERFELTERRCTLRRFSTVIDESAVSRVDLLKIDVQRAELDVLHGIDDRHWPLVQQISMEVHDEEGTPTEGRVRQVRSLLSGQGFRVAVAEEDLLKGTGRYAVQAVRPEYANDPRPVAAAAGSGRRLDAGPVRDWLAEWLPEHQVPHRVVVVDSLAP from the coding sequence ATGGAAGATCCCCCCACGGGCGGGCCGCTCTGCCAACTCGCCCAGATCAACCCGCACGAGACGCGTTTCCTGCACGACGAGATCTTCGGCGCCGAGTCCTATCTGCAAGGAGGCATCATCCTCCGCGAGGATTCCGTCGTCTTCGACGTGGGCGCCAATATCGGCATGTTCAGCCTGTTCGTCGGCGCGCGCTGCCCGTCGGCCGAGGTCTTCGCCTTCGAGCCGGTCGCCGACGTCTTCGACCCGCTGCGGCGCAACCTGGAACAGCACGGCGTCTCGGCCCGGGTGTTCCACCTGGGTCTGTCCGACGTCGACCAGGACATCACGTTCAACTTCTACCCCGGCATCTCGATCATGTCGTGCCAGAGCGACTACGCCGACCTGGAGAACGAGGTCGGCCTGATCAAGAGGTACGTCGAGAATGCCCGGGAGAACGGCCCCTCCGGCCGGGACGCCCACCTGGCTGAGGTCGAGAGCCTGGTGTCCGAGCGCTTCGAGCTGACCGAGCGCCGATGCACCCTGCGTCGTTTCTCCACGGTGATCGACGAGTCCGCGGTGTCGCGTGTGGACCTGCTCAAGATCGACGTCCAGCGGGCCGAACTCGACGTTCTCCACGGCATCGACGACCGGCACTGGCCGCTGGTGCAGCAGATCAGCATGGAAGTGCACGACGAGGAGGGCACCCCGACCGAGGGGCGGGTGCGGCAGGTCCGGAGTCTGCTGTCCGGACAGGGCTTTCGCGTCGCGGTGGCCGAGGAGGACCTGCTGAAGGGCACCGGCCGGTACGCCGTGCAGGCGGTCCGGCCCGAGTACGCGAACGACCCGCGCCCCGTGGCCGCCGCCGCGGGATCCGGCCGGCGGCTGGACGCGGGACCGGTGCGTGACTGGCTGGCCGAGTGGCTGCCGGAGCACCAGGTGCCGCACCGCGTCGTCGTGGTCGACTCGCTCGCTCCGTGA
- the mshD gene encoding mycothiol synthase has protein sequence MTEAAAREPGRQIQTLDALTPGQAEDVLALLAAAAASDAVQAVSEQGRLQLRGGHREGVRHFLLTVGDELVGYAQLEDTDPVEAPAAELVVHPERRGRGHGRALGTALLAASGKRLRVWAHGGKSAARHLAQVLGLSLFRELRQLRRPLEPLDIPEAVLPAGVTVRTFVPGRDDSAWLAVNAAAFAHHPEQGGLTQRDLDDRKAEPWFDPAGFFLAERDGELVGFHWTKVHDEERLGEVYVVGIRPDAQGGGLGKALTAIGLRHLAAAGLPTAMLYVDADNTAAVTVYERLGFVTHEVDLMYRTES, from the coding sequence ATGACTGAAGCAGCAGCTCGCGAGCCCGGCCGGCAGATCCAGACCCTTGACGCCCTCACCCCCGGGCAGGCCGAGGACGTCCTCGCCCTGCTCGCGGCGGCGGCCGCCTCGGACGCGGTGCAGGCCGTTTCGGAGCAGGGCAGGCTCCAGTTGCGCGGCGGGCACCGCGAGGGGGTCCGGCACTTCCTGCTCACCGTCGGCGACGAGCTGGTCGGGTACGCGCAGTTGGAGGACACCGATCCGGTCGAGGCGCCGGCCGCCGAGCTGGTCGTCCACCCGGAGCGCCGGGGCCGGGGGCACGGCAGGGCGCTGGGGACGGCGTTGCTGGCGGCGTCGGGGAAGCGGCTGCGGGTGTGGGCGCACGGCGGCAAGTCGGCCGCCCGGCACCTGGCCCAGGTGCTCGGCCTGTCGCTGTTCCGTGAACTGCGCCAGTTGCGGCGGCCGTTGGAGCCCCTGGACATCCCGGAGGCGGTCCTGCCCGCCGGGGTCACGGTCCGTACGTTCGTGCCGGGGCGGGACGACTCCGCCTGGCTGGCGGTGAACGCGGCCGCGTTCGCCCACCACCCGGAGCAGGGCGGGCTGACGCAACGGGACCTGGACGACCGGAAGGCGGAGCCGTGGTTCGACCCGGCGGGCTTCTTCCTGGCCGAGCGGGACGGGGAGTTGGTCGGCTTCCACTGGACGAAGGTGCACGACGAGGAGCGCCTCGGTGAGGTGTACGTGGTCGGCATCAGGCCGGACGCGCAGGGCGGCGGCCTCGGCAAGGCGCTGACGGCGATCGGCCTGCGGCATCTCGCGGCGGCGGGGCTGCCGACGGCGATGCTGTACGTGGACGCGGACAACACGGCGGCGGTGACGGTGTACGAGCGGCTGGGCTTCGTCACGCACGAGGTGGACCTGATGTACCGCACGGAGTCCTGA